GGACCCTGATTCTCGGCGTAGCCAGCATCTGGCTGGAAGAGAAGGGGTTGGGCGACTTCATCGCCCTGGCCGGCAAGCTCCGGGACGGCGAACGTCTGGTGCTTGTGGGCCGCATGACCGAAGAACAGCGGCGCCGCATCCCTGCCGGCGTGCAGCTGGTCGAGCGTACGGAGAACGTCGGGAAACTGGCCGCCCTGTACGCGTCCGCCACGGTGCTGGCCAACCCCACCTGGCAGGACAACTACCCCACCGTCAACCTCGAGGCCATCGCCTGCGGCACGCCGGTCGTCACCTATCGTACCGGCGGCAGCGTGGAGGCGATTGCGGAGGGGACGGGTTTCGTCGTGGAGCAAGGCGACATAGACGGCTTGCTCCGCTGTATACGCGAACTTGCGGCGGCGGACCGCGCGGCCACGGCCACCCGCTGCCGGGAGTACGCAGAGCATCATTTTGGAAAACAAAAGTGCTACCAAAACTATATCCATTTCTATGAAGATCTTACAACTAGGTAAGTTCTATCCCATTCATGGAGGCGTAGAGAAGGTCATGTGGGACCTCACCGTCGGCCTGGCCGAACGGGGAATCCCCTGTGACATGCTCTGCGGTATCCTCCCTGAGGAATCGATCGAGCCGGAATACGTAGACGTATCCCGGAAGACACCTGACGGTTATGAGATCAGCCTGGGCCCTTACGGCCGGGTGATCTGCGTCAAAGCCATCACGAAGAAAGCCGCAACAATCATCTCGCCGGTCATGGTCCGATGGTTGCGAAAACACGCGGCGGAGTATGACATCATCCACGTCCACCACCCGGATCCGATGGCCGCGCTGGCCCTCCGGCTGAGCGGTTACAAGGGACGCGTAATCCTCCATTGGCACAGCGACATTCTGACCCAGAAATTCCTGCTGTTCTTCTACAAACCCCTGCAGTCCTGGCTGATCCACCGGGCGGAGCGCATCATCGGGACGACGCCCGTCTATGTCCGGGAATCTCCATACCTGAAACGGGCCCAGTACAAGGTTACCTGCGTCCCGATAGGCATCGCACCGGTCGTGTATGACAGCCGGGACGTCGCCGCCTTCAGGGACAAATACCCG
The sequence above is a segment of the Bacteroidales bacterium WCE2004 genome. Coding sequences within it:
- a CDS encoding rhamnosyl/mannosyltransferase; this encodes MKILQLGKFYPIHGGVEKVMWDLTVGLAERGIPCDMLCGILPEESIEPEYVDVSRKTPDGYEISLGPYGRVICVKAITKKAATIISPVMVRWLRKHAAEYDIIHVHHPDPMAALALRLSGYKGRVILHWHSDILTQKFLLFFYKPLQSWLIHRAERIIGTTPVYVRESPYLKRAQYKVTCVPIGIAPVVYDSRDVAAFRDKYPGKHIVFALGRLVPYKGFRTLVKAASHLGPDYQILIGGTGPLYDSLQKSIEALGLQDRIKLLGFVDGAHLPVLFGACDVFVLSSDQKTEAFGIVQIEAMSCGKPVVATEIPQSGVSWVNREGVSGLNVPPGNSLAMAEAIRRICRNPDDYLQFAAGAMERYEELFTSRRMIDKVIQVYEQKD